The sequence below is a genomic window from Vibrio spartinae.
TCTTCTGGGGCCGGTTCTTCAATCAGAGAATCGACAATCACTGCACAGGCGGCATCACCCGTGATGTTCAGTGCGGTACGAATCATGTCGAAGATACGATCCAGAGCAAATAACAGCGGCAGACCTTCAATTGGAATTCCAGCCGCAAGTAGTACAGCGACGACAAGGAAAGATGGCCCCGGAACACCTGCCTGACCGACAGCACCCAGTGTTGCTGTCACGATGATGGCGACATAAGAGCCCATGCTCAGGTCGATGTTGAATAGTTGAGCAAAGAAAACTGCAACCAGTCCGTAGTAAATTGCGTTACCGGACATGTTGATCGTAGCACCCAACGGGAGTACGAATGATGCGGTTGAGCTTCTGACACCCAGATCGTTTTCAACTGCATCCATGGTCACTGGCAGCGTTGCCATTGACGATGCTGTAGAGAGGGCAACGGCTTGAGGCTTTTTCATTACGCCAATGAATTTACGAGCTGATGTTTTGGTAAAAATCTGAATCATCAGTGGATAGACAATGAAACCAAAAATCAGAATAGCAGCAACATAGACGACAAAGAGTTTCAGTACAACCGTCAGCGCACTGAAACCAAATGTACCGACGGCTTCTGCCATCAGGCCGAAAACCCCGATTGGCGCAATGACCATCACTTTATTGATCATCCAGACCATGGCATCAACAATCGTGTTTATACCATTGATGATTGGCAAACGACGTTCTTCACTCTGTTTGGCGAGCGCCACACCGAAGAAAAGGCAGAACACCAGTATTTGTAGAATATTTGCGTTATTCAGTGACTGGAAAACGTTGGTTGGGATCATACCGATAATGGTTGCCCAAAAAGTAGGAAGTTCACCTTTTGACGCATATTCTGAAGAGAACATACCTTCAACACCAGAAACATCAATGCCGATGCCGGGTTGGAAGAAATGTCCCATCAATAGTGCTAAAGCAACTGCCAGTGCAGAAGTGACAGCAAAGTATCCTAAGGTCACGGCTCCGACTTTGCCTGCGGAGTGGCTGTTCCCCAAACCGGCAGAGCCTGAAATCAGTGCCACGGCAACCAATGGAATGACCAGCATCTTAATCAGATTGATAAAGATAGCCCCGAGTGGTGAGAACATTGCGGCGTCATGTCCCATGGCGGCACCGACAATCGACCCCAGAATCATCGCAATGACAACCTGAACACCAATATTTGATAATAAACTCTTTTCTTTTAACACTACCGTAACCCTTGTGTTATGAATTTTTAATTTCCTAGGATTACCCACCAATATTACTAACATTTATGGGTAAATATTCCGGCTAAGTTTTTACACTGATATCTTTTTCTGATCAAGATATCAGTTATGAAAATGCTCAATAGACAGAAAATTTACGCAAACGTTTGGCAAAAAATATCATGAGCAGAAATATATGCTAAATAATGTTTCAGTTGTAACATTATTGTTTATGTGAATGGGCTTGAATAGCCCGAGATGGCGCGATTCGCGGTTTCCGTA
It includes:
- a CDS encoding dicarboxylate/amino acid:cation symporter, whose amino-acid sequence is MLVILVGNPRKLKIHNTRVTVVLKEKSLLSNIGVQVVIAMILGSIVGAAMGHDAAMFSPLGAIFINLIKMLVIPLVAVALISGSAGLGNSHSAGKVGAVTLGYFAVTSALAVALALLMGHFFQPGIGIDVSGVEGMFSSEYASKGELPTFWATIIGMIPTNVFQSLNNANILQILVFCLFFGVALAKQSEERRLPIINGINTIVDAMVWMINKVMVIAPIGVFGLMAEAVGTFGFSALTVVLKLFVVYVAAILIFGFIVYPLMIQIFTKTSARKFIGVMKKPQAVALSTASSMATLPVTMDAVENDLGVRSSTASFVLPLGATINMSGNAIYYGLVAVFFAQLFNIDLSMGSYVAIIVTATLGAVGQAGVPGPSFLVVAVLLAAGIPIEGLPLLFALDRIFDMIRTALNITGDAACAVIVDSLIEEPAPEENTVEQEA